Proteins encoded in a region of the Balneolales bacterium ANBcel1 genome:
- a CDS encoding T9SS type A sorting domain-containing protein, whose protein sequence is MKQWIPITMIMLLTPVLLKAQFTDGDGSEANPYQVATLEQLQAIGEQEYLDKHFIQTADIDASETADWNGGEGFEPIGRLNSSRFEGFFDGQGFVITGLYIQRNDSSQVGLFGAAGGATITNTHLRDVEITGHRNVGGLIGFLGQHQLPQAEVHDVSVTGMVTGENNVGGLMGYSSAIVIRAHAAVNVEGYNYVGGLMGTNGGLTEKSYATGQVTGNDQVGGLAGDNLGTIEKSYATGDVQGSENVGGLSGRSNHTLQAVYATGNVIGKNRVGGLLGYNSLPVVPAGSSWVLEAYALGEVSGEENTAGLIGDNSSILDLSYWNTETSSQSEGVGPNSANPALPFQGGDIRHNARGLLTADMTGEQAYIHMFELDFDETWQLTEGYPVFQWQKPNDTVEAPDAAILRFPRKYINFLGEDVGKSRTRTLPIENSGTIPIQIEVSVSGDGFELRDGGESVMLAPQSEDVIHVIFRPESANIHEGTLYVEHDAPNIDSPVEIYMRGSGHEPTTAEQVSSLPDQPILHQNYPNPFNSTTVIRYDLLEGRQVSLVVYDVMGRRVATLIDRTMPAGSHTAHFDASDLASGIYIYRLTTPEFSKTRQMTVVK, encoded by the coding sequence ATGAAGCAATGGATTCCCATCACAATGATTATGCTGCTAACCCCGGTACTTCTGAAAGCCCAGTTCACCGACGGCGACGGCAGCGAAGCAAATCCGTATCAGGTGGCCACATTGGAGCAGCTTCAGGCCATCGGCGAGCAGGAGTACCTGGACAAACATTTCATTCAGACGGCCGATATCGACGCGTCGGAGACCGCGGACTGGAACGGCGGCGAGGGATTTGAGCCGATCGGGCGATTAAATTCGTCCCGGTTTGAAGGTTTTTTTGATGGCCAGGGGTTTGTTATTACCGGATTATACATACAACGCAACGATTCCAGTCAGGTGGGTTTATTTGGAGCGGCCGGAGGGGCAACGATCACAAACACGCATCTGCGTGATGTTGAAATTACCGGTCACCGAAATGTAGGGGGACTAATCGGGTTTCTGGGACAACATCAATTACCGCAAGCCGAAGTACACGATGTTTCGGTAACCGGGATGGTCACAGGTGAAAATAATGTGGGGGGATTGATGGGTTACAGTTCAGCAATAGTTATCAGAGCCCATGCAGCGGTGAACGTTGAAGGATATAACTATGTGGGCGGGCTCATGGGTACCAATGGGGGATTAACAGAAAAGTCATATGCAACAGGGCAGGTCACCGGTAATGATCAAGTGGGCGGATTGGCCGGAGATAATTTGGGAACGATTGAAAAGTCATATGCCACCGGCGATGTTCAGGGCTCAGAGAATGTTGGAGGGTTGTCGGGGAGAAGTAACCATACATTACAAGCTGTATATGCCACAGGAAATGTTATCGGAAAAAACCGGGTGGGGGGATTACTTGGTTACAATAGTCTGCCGGTTGTCCCGGCTGGGAGCAGTTGGGTATTGGAAGCCTATGCATTAGGTGAAGTAAGTGGCGAAGAAAATACGGCGGGCTTGATTGGTGATAATAGCAGTATTCTGGATTTGAGTTATTGGAATACGGAAACAAGCAGTCAATCCGAAGGAGTAGGGCCAAACTCCGCAAATCCGGCATTACCCTTCCAAGGAGGCGACATACGTCACAATGCCCGTGGCCTTCTGACTGCCGACATGACGGGCGAACAGGCTTATATCCATATGTTTGAACTCGATTTTGATGAAACCTGGCAGCTGACGGAGGGCTATCCTGTGTTTCAGTGGCAGAAACCCAACGATACCGTAGAAGCTCCCGATGCAGCCATTTTACGGTTTCCCAGGAAGTACATTAATTTTTTGGGTGAGGATGTTGGAAAATCCCGCACTCGTACATTACCCATAGAGAACAGTGGTACGATTCCAATACAGATTGAAGTATCGGTATCGGGGGATGGCTTTGAGCTCAGAGATGGCGGGGAGTCAGTCATGCTGGCTCCTCAAAGCGAAGATGTTATTCATGTGATTTTCCGGCCTGAAAGTGCAAATATCCATGAAGGCACACTTTATGTAGAACACGATGCCCCAAATATTGACAGCCCTGTGGAAATTTACATGAGAGGCTCTGGACACGAACCAACAACAGCAGAACAAGTCAGCTCACTCCCGGATCAACCGATATTGCACCAAAACTATCCCAACCCGTTTAATTCGACTACGGTGATTCGTTATGACCTACTGGAAGGTCGTCAAGTTTCGCTGGTTGTCTACGATGTGATGGGCCGCCGGGTGGCCACCCTGATTGACCGTACCATGCCGGCAGGATCGCACACCGCTCATTTCGATGCCTCTGATCTGGCCAGTGGTATATATATCTACCGGTTAACGACCCCGGAATTTAGCAAGACCCGGCAGATGACCGTGGTTAAATAA
- a CDS encoding aminotransferase class V-fold PLP-dependent enzyme, with protein MTQNIITDARLGRFRDQFPHTERGICYLNHAAQSPLAKVTIDAINDHLGERHNGMMMPFAKDIKIIEQCRERICELINAGDTRHIAFIGNTSEGLNRVTSGLDWQPGDEIILNTLEFPSNVYPYRKLEKQGVKCVFVDADDGTVPVSRLEAAITPRTRMIAISAVQFLSGYRADMEAISALCRRHGLWYVVDGIQAAGSLPVDVQAWGVDAFATGGLKWLMAPTGIGFLYLSERLNEQLRTPDPGWLSVDEPWDLFRTDQPLRSDAGRFEGGVVNIPGVYGLNASIGLLLETGIEHIFDRILQCTSQLRSALEESGLKAFTTSDPNHASGILTFHLPETRSRTDEIPGLEEVFRTKKVFVSIRDNKLRFAPHGYNTPEEIDIAVQQVRAILMD; from the coding sequence ATGACACAGAACATAATCACCGACGCAAGGCTTGGCCGATTCCGGGACCAGTTTCCGCACACCGAACGGGGAATCTGTTACCTCAACCACGCTGCCCAGTCGCCGCTGGCCAAAGTCACCATCGACGCCATCAACGACCACCTCGGTGAGCGGCACAACGGAATGATGATGCCGTTCGCCAAAGACATCAAAATCATCGAACAGTGCCGCGAACGTATCTGTGAACTGATAAATGCCGGCGATACGCGACATATCGCCTTCATCGGCAACACCTCCGAGGGGCTGAACCGGGTTACCTCCGGACTCGACTGGCAGCCCGGCGACGAGATCATCCTCAACACCCTGGAGTTTCCATCAAACGTCTATCCATACCGAAAGCTGGAAAAACAGGGCGTGAAGTGTGTTTTTGTGGATGCGGATGACGGCACGGTACCGGTCAGCCGGCTTGAGGCGGCAATCACCCCGCGTACCCGGATGATCGCGATCAGCGCCGTGCAGTTCCTGAGCGGCTACCGGGCGGATATGGAGGCGATCAGCGCGCTTTGTCGTCGTCACGGGCTCTGGTATGTGGTGGATGGGATCCAGGCGGCGGGATCCCTGCCGGTTGATGTACAGGCGTGGGGCGTGGACGCGTTTGCCACCGGCGGACTCAAATGGCTCATGGCGCCGACCGGTATCGGCTTTCTCTACCTCTCGGAACGCCTCAATGAGCAGCTGCGAACTCCCGATCCCGGATGGCTTTCGGTGGATGAGCCATGGGATCTGTTTCGCACCGATCAACCCCTGCGCTCCGATGCCGGCCGTTTTGAGGGCGGGGTCGTCAACATCCCCGGTGTTTACGGCCTCAACGCTTCCATCGGCCTGCTGCTGGAAACCGGTATTGAGCACATATTCGATCGTATCCTCCAGTGCACCAGCCAGCTTCGATCCGCGTTGGAGGAGTCGGGGCTGAAGGCGTTCACCACCTCCGACCCAAACCACGCTTCCGGCATTCTCACCTTCCACCTCCCGGAAACCCGATCACGCACAGACGAAATTCCGGGGCTCGAAGAGGTGTTCCGTACAAAGAAGGTCTTCGTTTCAATACGTGACAACAAACTCCGTTTCGCACCGCACGGCTACAACACCCCGGAGGAAATCGACATTGCGGTGCAGCAGGTCCGGGCTATCCTGATGGATTAA
- a CDS encoding YihY/virulence factor BrkB family protein, with protein sequence MKFPIYQKVKHFFVETAIVLRDTLRDWVADNVPTYGAALAFYTIFSIAPLLLIMVAVAGFVFGESATTGQLEEYMSQLMGADLARTIQNFVLDAYQPRSGIIATLISLGIIIFMATTIITQLKNALNNIWNVEVRQADSSIKRFLINRLIALALILIFSSLFVLSMMMDVVLNTLESQIDPVIPGGVQIWNKVNSIFSFLVLVILFAVIFKMLPDIRVRWSDVAVGAVVTALLFVLGQYLIGVYMGMATTSTYGAAGSFVVFLVWVYYNTMVFFLGAEFTYIYTMRHGAGVEAASHAKFTRMYTDEDYYKDISDDDEASES encoded by the coding sequence ATGAAATTCCCCATATATCAGAAAGTAAAGCATTTTTTTGTCGAGACGGCCATCGTGCTGCGCGATACTCTCCGCGACTGGGTAGCCGACAATGTGCCGACCTATGGAGCCGCTCTCGCGTTCTACACGATTTTTTCCATTGCGCCCCTGCTGCTCATTATGGTCGCCGTCGCCGGATTCGTATTCGGAGAATCGGCGACTACGGGCCAGCTCGAAGAATACATGAGCCAGCTGATGGGCGCCGACCTGGCGCGAACCATCCAGAATTTTGTCCTTGACGCCTATCAGCCCCGCTCCGGCATCATCGCCACCCTGATCAGTTTGGGAATCATTATTTTCATGGCCACAACGATCATCACACAGCTGAAAAACGCCTTGAACAACATATGGAATGTGGAAGTCAGGCAGGCGGACAGCAGCATCAAGCGATTTCTCATCAACCGCCTGATCGCGCTGGCGCTCATTCTCATTTTTTCCAGCCTGTTTGTGCTTTCCATGATGATGGACGTGGTACTGAATACGCTCGAATCGCAGATTGACCCGGTGATTCCCGGCGGAGTTCAAATCTGGAACAAGGTGAACTCGATCTTTTCATTTCTTGTGCTTGTGATACTGTTTGCCGTGATCTTCAAAATGCTGCCCGACATACGGGTTCGCTGGTCGGATGTCGCTGTGGGCGCGGTGGTCACCGCCCTGCTGTTCGTTCTTGGCCAGTATCTCATCGGCGTGTATATGGGGATGGCAACCACTTCCACCTACGGAGCTGCGGGGTCGTTCGTGGTTTTCCTGGTCTGGGTTTACTACAACACGATGGTCTTTTTCCTGGGCGCGGAGTTCACCTACATCTATACCATGCGGCATGGAGCAGGGGTAGAAGCAGCCAGTCATGCGAAATTCACCCGAATGTACACCGATGAAGACTACTACAAAGACATCAGCGATGATGACGAAGCTTCCGAATCGTGA